The Pseudopipra pipra isolate bDixPip1 chromosome 6, bDixPip1.hap1, whole genome shotgun sequence genome includes a region encoding these proteins:
- the RAG1 gene encoding V(D)J recombination-activating protein 1 encodes MSVASQMGLPEEIQHPYAKFSEWKFKLFKVRSSEKTPSDDRQHINKDQAEGIASSNKEIILHKDEAVSREEKMELMTNRQALEKEAHDMKTRDNRAHQNNLKQLCRICGVSFKTDCYKRTHPVHGPVDDETLCLLRKKEKKATSWPDLIAKVFKIDVRGDVDTIHPTRFCHNCWSIIHRKYSNTLCEVYFPRNSTMEWQPHSPNCDVCHTTSRGVKRKSQPSSVQQGKRVKTIVERARLNRGIKNQAQINNQNLMKEIVNCKNIHLSTKLLAVDYPVDFIKSISCQICEHILADPVETTCRHLFCRTCILKCIKVMGSYCPSCWYPCFPTDLVTPVKSFLNILDSLGIRCPVKECDEEILHGKYGQHLSNHKEMKDRELYSYINKGGRPRQHLLSLTRRAQKHRLRELKRQVKAFAEKEEGGDIKAVCMTLFLLALRAKNEHRQADELEAIMQGRGSGLHPAVCLAIRVNTFLSCSQYHKMYRTVKAVTGRQIFQPLHALRTAEKALLPGYHPFEWKPPLKNVSTNTEVGIIDGLSGLPLSVDDYPVDTIAKRFRYDAALVCALKDMEEEILEGMKAKYLDDYLNGPFTVVIKESCDGMGDVSEKHGGGPAVPEKAVRFSFTVMNIAIAHGNESKRIFEEVKPNSELCCKPLCLMLADESDHETLTAILSPLIAEREAMKNSELLLEMGGILRTFRFVFRGTGYDEKLVREVEGLEASGSTYICTLCDATRLEASQNLVFHSITRSHAENLERYEIWRSNPYHESVDELRDRVKGVSAKPFIETVPSIDALHCDIGNATEFYRIFQMEIGELYKNPDVSKEERKRWQLTLDKHLRKKMNLKPMMKMSGNFARKLMSKEAVEAVCELIKCEERHEALKELMDLYLKMKPVWRSSCPAKECPELLCQYSYNSQRFAELLSTKFKYRYEGKITNYFHKTLAHVPEIIERDGSIGAWASEGNESGNKLFRRFRKMNARQSKFYEMEDVLKHHWLYTSKYLQKFMNAHKTLKSQSFTIDSEDSLGDSLPVEVLGKNDSAVL; translated from the coding sequence ATGTCAGTAGCATCCCAAATGGGTCTACCTGAAGAAATTCAGCATCCATATGCAAAATTTTCTGAATGGAAATTCAAGCTCTTTAAAGTGCGATCATCTGAAAAAACGCCCTCTGATGACAGGcagcacataaacaaagatcaGGCAGAAGGGATTGCTTCTTCAAACAAAGAAATCATACTGCATAAAGATGAAGCAGTGtcaagagaagaaaagatgGAGTTAATGACCAATAGGCAGGCACTTGAGAAAGAGGCCCATGACATGAAAACACGAGACAATAGAGCTCATCAGAACAATCTGAAGCAACTTTGTCGCATCTGTGGAGTTTCATTTAAAACTGATTGCTACAAGAGAACTCATCCAGTGCATGGGCCGGTGGATGATGAAACTCTGTGTCttctgagaaagaaagaaaaaaaagcaacctcTTGGCCAGATCTTATTGCTAAGGTTTTCAAGATTGATGTGCGAGGGGATGTTGATACTATCCATCCCACTCGGTTTTGTCACAACTGTTGGAGTATTATCCATAGAAAATACAGTAATACCCTATGTGAAGTATATTTTCCTAGGAACAGCACGATGGAGTGGCAACCTCACTCCCCAAACTGTGATGTATGCCATACTACCAGTCGAGGGGTCAAGAGAAAAAGCCAGCCATCAAGTGTACAACAAGGCAAACGTGTGAAGACCATTGTGGAACGTGCTCGACTAAACAGAGGCATAAAGAACCAGGCACAGATAAACAACCAAAATTTAATGAAAGAGATTGTCAATTGCAAGAATATACATCTCAGCACCAAGCTGCTTGCAGTTGATTACCCAGTAGATTTCATTAAATCAATTTCTTGCCAGATTTGTGAGCATATTTTGGCAGATCCAGTGGAAACAACATGCAGACACTTGTTTTGCAGAACTTGCATCCTTAAATGTATCAAGGTTATGGGCAGCTATTGCCCCTCCTGCTGGTATCCTTGCTTCCCTACTGATCTGGTAACCCCAGTGAAATCCTTCCTGAACATCCTTGATAGCCTGGGTATAAGATGCCCTGTAAAGGAATGTGATGAAGAGATTTTGCATGGAAAATATGGCCAACACCTCTCCAACCACAAGGAGATGAAAGATAGAGAGCTCTATAGCTACATAAATAAAGGTGGCCGACCACGGCAGCATCTCCTATCTTTGACAAGGAGAGCTCAGAAACATCGTCTGAGGGAACTGAAACGTCAAGTCAAGGCTTTTGCTGAGAAAGAAGAGGGTGGTGATATAAAGGCTGTATGCATGACTTTGTTCCTTCTAGCTTTAAGAGCAAAAAATGAACACAGACAAGCAGATGAATTGGAGGCTATAATGCAAGGGAGGGGATCTGGACTTCATCCTGCTGTCTGTCTGGCAATCCGAGTCAACACATTTCTCAGCTGTAGCCAGTACCATAAAATGTATAGAACTGTAAAAGCTGTCACTGGGAGGCAGATCTTCCAGCCCTTGCATGCTCTTCGCACTGCTGAGAAAGCCCTCCTACCAGGTTATCACCCATTTGAATGGAAACCTCCCTTGAAAAATGTATCCACTAATACAGAGGTAGGAATTATAGACGGTCTATCAGGATTGCCACTCTCAGTTGATGACTACCCAGTAGACACAATTGCAAAGAGATTTCGATATGATGCAGCCTTGGTTTGTGCCCTAAAGGACATGGAGGAGGAGATCTTGGAAGGCATGAAAGCAAAATATCTGGACGACTATTTGAATGGTCCCTTCACTGTGGTAATAAAAGAGTCCTGTGATGGAATGGGAGATGTCAGTGAGAAGCATGGAGGCGGGCCTGCTGTCCCAGAGAAGGCTGTTCGCTTTTCTTTCACAGTTATGAACATTGCTATAGCACATGGGAATGAAAGCAAGAGGATCTTTGAGGAAGTAAAGCCAAATTCAGAGTTGTGTTGCAAGCCCTTGTGCCTTATGCTGGCTGACGAATCAGATCATGAAACTCTAACGGCAATCCTGAGCCCCCTCATAGCAGAAAGAGAGGCTATGAAAAACAGTGAACTGCTGCTTGAAATGGGAGGCATCCTGAGAACATTCAGATTTGTCTTTAGGGGTACAGGATATGATGAGAAACTTGTGCGGGAAGTGGAAGGGCTGGAGGCCTCAGGTTCCACTTACATTTGTACCCTGTGTGATGCAACCCGCTTGGAGGCATCCCAGAATTTGGTCTTCCACTCCATAACCAGGAGCCATGCTGAAAATCTGGAGCGATATGAAATATGGAGGTCCAACCCATATCACGAATCTGTTGATGAGCTCCGTGACAGAGTGAAAGGTGTTTCAGCCAAACCTTTTATTGAGACCGTTCCCTCCATAGATGCATTGCACTGTGACATTGGCAATGCAACAGAATTCTACAGGATTTTCCAGATGGAGATTGGTGAACTTTACAAGAATCCTGATGTGTCtaaagaggagaggaagaggtgGCAGTTGACTCTTGACAAACACCTCAGGAAGAAGATGAACTTGAAGCCTATGATGAAGATGAGTGGAAATTTTGCTAGAAAGCTCATGTCCAAAGAGGCAGTAGAGGCAGTATGTGAATTAATAAAGTGTGAGGAAAGGCATGAAGCCCTAAAAGAACTAATGGACCTCTACCTGAAGATGAAGCCAGTGTGGCGATCCTCATGCCCTGCCAAGGAGTGCCCAGAACTGCTGTGCCAGTATAGCTACAATTCACAGCGTTTTGCTGAGCTCTTATCTACAAAGTTCAAGTACAGATATGAAGGCAAGATTACAAATTATTTCCACAAAACACTTGCTCATGTTCCTGAAATCATTGAAAGAGATGGATCCATAGGGGCCTGGGCAAGTGAAGGAAATGAGTCTGGAAACAAACTGTTTAGGAGGTTCCGAAAAATGAATGCCAGGCAGTCCAAATTCTATGAGATGGAGGATGTCTTGAAGCATCACTGGCTATATACCTCTAAGTACCTCCAGAAGTTCATGAATGCtcataaaacattaaaaagccAGAGCTTCACCATTGATTCAGAGGATAGTTTAGGTGACTCCTTGCCAGTGGAGGTCTTGGGAAAAAATGATTCAGCAGTACTCTAA